DNA sequence from the Ciona intestinalis unplaced genomic scaffold, KH HT001072.1, whole genome shotgun sequence genome:
GAGCTTCACCCTGATTATCGACAAGGTTTGGTTTCTGAGGTGCATGGTATGGATAAACCTGCAAAAAAGAATCTTACTAAACAAATATGTGGTGAAGCCAATCTTGAAAATGTTGAGAAATTATTGGCAGAGCGTCCAAACTTAGATGCCCTTTGCTATGTACCAGTCCATTGTATTCACATTGTAGCTTGTCTCCATTCAAGTGTGTCATCGGGTCATGAGATCAATTCAATGACTCAGGTGTTCCTCTTTACTCTCACCAACTACAAAGCTTCGGATCATGTAAGAACAAGCATGTCAGAACGAGAAGTTGGGCACGAACTGGTAAAACTTGCTCACCTTGCATACAAAGGACTTGCTCAAAGAAAATTGGTGTTTCAGCAAGCCGACTTTGAAGAAGTGGGAATCAACGAACAAACTGTTGATATATTTCTGCACACCTATGTTGAAAAGTCccatcatttaaaaatgagaatCTTGGAAGGAAAGAAACGAAGTTACTTCATTCACCTTATCTGGCATGAGTTTTTCTCAGCAGGGCATCTATTGTTATTCATGTCAGAAGAAAGATTCCGCAGATGTATGGACACTTTCAAACATCCACATTGGGAAGTCGTGACCCGATTTATGTTTGGTATTTGTAACTCCACTTCATACGAGGATCTGAAAGTGATTTTCCCAGCTTCGATGATTAAAGATTATAAGGAGAAAAAGGAGATTCTCATGTCTTTAATTCCAGGTCAATACCAGGTTCCCAAAAATTATGGCCGCTACCAAATTGAAGATATGGTCAGATATGCAGGTTGGGTCCATGAAGCAAACGATGAAGAAATATCCAAAAGATTTGAAGAGAGTTTGCCTAAGGTTATACATATGCCAGTTCCTAGGTTTCTTACAGAAGTTTCTGATGTTGTTTTTGCTTTGAACACATTCACAACTCCTCATTCTCTCATTGTCAATATTTCTGAAACAGATGGGTCAGCAGGGGAATCTTTTCTTAGAGGAATATATGGGAGTCAGGCAAAGGTTGGTAAAATGGTTTACACTCTAGTTTTCGATTTTTGCAAAAggttttttactgttttttttactgtttgaGCGACgcatttaaatttgaatattattttgaatctacttttatacaacaaaataacagaAATACCAACTCGTCCCTGGAGATTTCTCTTTCATAGTTAGCCCGTTCACATGGCCAAATAAACCGCTTTTGTTTCGGTAAAAGCGGCAAATATTTGCTGAGTCACTTTAAAAAAGAGGGGGCTACTTCGGACCAAGTCTCGTGGCGGTCCAGACGAGAAAAGTCTCGAAAAAAAGAGGCATTTCACAGCTCGCGTGTCAGTTCATATTTAGCTTTGAGGTTGCGGATGCTTGTTTTACTATTTGCAGTGAGGTTTTATACAATGTTAAGTTATAAACTAGTTGAATATATATGGTTTTCAACCAAATACGAAGTTTCAGCTagaaataataagtttttctATCTTTAGAATGCATTTAGTATAAGAAATAGTACCGTATATAGTTTGTACAGGATGCTTCTAGTTTGGCAATGAGAAAGGAAGTGTGCAACTGCTACTGTACAAtcaataataaaactgttgtaATTCAGATTCAGTTGaaataatgaatttttaactaaaaatttggtaccagtgaagaatcctccctTTCACATTCTCTTGATAAGGCGTTAGTGGTTAGGGAGAgtattcttcactagcaccaataAATTGTATGTTGAAATATTAACTTAGAAATAATGATCAAAATGGATGGTGGACAGCAGCACATTAAATTTGTGTCTTGACCACTCTACTGGACCAAGAGTTTGTAGAAGGTATGTTTGTATATGCCATGGGTTTGTGTTGTGTTGTGTAATGTAATACTTAGATTATTCTGCAGAAAAATTGTCGACAACACCGGTACATTTAGAAGCAAGATAGAAACCAAAAGAGTGTGAGAATTACATGTATCAGTTTGGATATACATTCATCAATAAGCTACAGAGTGGTTTGTAAACCCATCATTTGAAGAAAAGACaacatacataacataatacacAGTACTGACATTATACATAGTACTGGGCTGCTGAATCAAAGCAACAAACTAATCATTCAAGTGTAATAGTAAAATCAAAGCAACAAACTAATCATTGCTTTACTGCAAACAAGCGTAATAGTAAAACAtaatgtgtgtgtgtgttttgtgTACATAGCTATACGTATAATCAAAGCAGTTATCATTTACTTTCAATGCCTTTAAAAGCAGATTCTGTTTTACATTTGTACATGAAATgcatttttgttattgttttcatGGAGTTCAGTTTTGttcttctttttaataaaactaaaacaaagaacCTGTGCTATGTTACAAAATGATTCAGCAGGCAAAAgtgatttcaaattaaaacatgaCTAGGTGGTAAGTTAGAGAAAAAGTTAAGTGGGACTGGCATCTGTTGTGtagattatatatatttatatgtgtgtttgtattatatgtataatattacattgtgaagaatatattttactactTTTGTTTTTGGCAGTAATAATTCTAAATTCAAAATCACTCATAATTAtgtgaaaatattaattaaaatgtatCGTGTGTATATGGggagaaataaaatattcgaTTTCAACGCTAAAACAACAAGGCTAAATAGCCATGTGAACGAACGTCTATTCTGGCCAACAATTGCCTCTATTTTTGGCCTGGCCTAGTTTGGAAAAGACTCTTTTTCGTTTGGTCATGTGAGCGGTCTAATAAAGACTTTAAAGAATCCCAGTTTATATGTATTGTAACACAATATTGCTATTTCAGATCAAAGTGTTAGATATAAAGGCTGTAAAGATAACAGACTCGTTCACACAAGcccttcttcctcatcttgaTGTGATGGATAAGCTTGACTTGGATGAGTGGTGTCTTTCTATACAGAATCGTATCATCTTACATGAAGCTATTCAAGGACTAAAAAACCCAAAAGTTAGTGTGTTACCTTAAACATGAAGTATTAATTTACATTGCCATTTTCACATTAATGAAATTGAATTGGTATCCATATTGTTTACACAGAAGAAACACaaaagatttatattttattattacctAAACTGCTGTGGGTTGGATACATTAATCATTCCATTTTCAACTATTTAGAGTTTAAAAGTGAATCGCATCAATGGTGATCGATGGTCAAAGTATTGGTTTTTGCATGAAGATCAACCAGATGATGTAATGCAAATCTTACAACTTTCACCTGGAAAAGTAAAAaccatgaaaatatttacttgcATTAAAAAAGGCcgtttattaataaaaatttaaaacaattgttaaaacatgttttttgtttatttttttacattagatTAAAAGATTAGATATCCGATCATCAAGCATGTCAGATTCAACGACACAAGCCCTTCTTCCCCATCTTGATGTGATGGATAAGCTTGACTTGGATGAGGAGAAACTTTCGACACAAAATCGTATCATCTTACATGAAGCTGTAAGACGACTAATGAACCCAAAAgttagtttgtttaattttagttttaaatgttaaaagttcAGAATCTTTACATTCTCTTGGGATCTGTATAGTTTTAAGTGCTTCAATTTAGGATTTGAGAGTAAATGACACCAATGCTGATCAATGGTCGAAGGATTGGAAGTGTTGGAGATTGAATGAGGAACTAACAGTGAGAGGTGCAATGAAAATACTTCAACTTTCCCCTGGAAAGGTAATGGCAATAAAATTATTGTGAAACCTAAATGTTGCAAACCTAgcttaatgtttttatttaagtttaccACCTAACCAGTGCTAAAtacatcatttttaatttagatcAAAATACTACACATGGccaatgttaaaataacagaTTCAATGACACAAGcccttcttcctcatcttgaTGTTATGAATAAGCTTGACTTGGATGAGCAGACACTTTCTGCACAAAATCGTATCATCTTACATGAAGCTGTTGAACGACTAACAAACCCACAAGTTAGTGTGTTTAATTTGTGTGAAAGTGTTGATTTAGACGCATAACTATTTGGTCACTATAACCCCAATTTTGATTTGGTACCATTACTCCTAATGCAATACTAGTCAGTGGTCTTCTTTGCAGTCACATTGTGAGAAACGAATAAAAGCAAATAAGAAATACTtgttatattacaaaaaacacTAATTTATCTGTTCAGAAAATCTCACTGAAAATCTTGGCCAATATTAAGATTTTGCCAAAATATCATCATTTGTTTGCCATGTCTGTCACATCCTTGGTGAAAATCTAAGTGACGAACTCAAAAGCAGTACTCTTTTTGAATGGAGCAATTGGAATTGAATATTCAGTTCAATAAGGACTATCTGTACACCAAATCTAAAACTAAGTTCCCCTGGAATTCACTATAAAGCATATGTAAAgcaataaatatgttttgcaaTTCTAATGAACATACGCTTGAGGagcaagttttaaaatgcatcttaaaataaattgaataattttaaagttttttgacACTCTAGTTAGTAGTTTTAATAGATCCAACTATTTAGGGTTTGACAGTGAATGACATCAATGGTGATCGATGGCCAAAGGATTGGAAAATGTATTCTGATCAACCAGATGATGATGTAATGCAAATCTTACAACTTCCACCTGGAAAAGTAAGAACCATGAAACAGATAATCTATTGAGCACGAATTACTTATTTTAActggaatttatttaaatctttagTGTGATTATGAATCCTATAAAACAGTTGTTGCCATTTTagatcaaaaaattaaatatcttGGATGTGGAGATGACAGATTCAACGACACAAGcccttcttcctcatcttgaTGTGATGGATAAGCTTGACTTGGATGAGAAGAAACTTTCTGCACAAAATCTTATCATCTTACATGAAGCTGTTGAACGACTAACAAACCCACAAGTTAGTGTGTTGTATTTCGATGTACTAGTATTATTACAGTAATGTTATGAGAACAAGAGATTaaagatctaatgaatgagcacgtcttaaactaattagtatagtattaattagcccttttactacaacgcaTTTTACGAGTTTTACAAACCGACTAATACGTTTTAATATCGCAACCCCTACATTTCTATAAAATCGACCCCATTGCTATTCGTAGAggtgcacattacagaataattaggtattctagacgtatgattacgtcattaaacagaataccgaattcTGTTTAAGTGTGAGCTAAACCTATTGGGGGCAATTTTGAATCCTTATTATAACCAAACCAGTGCAGTACAATGGATTTGTAatgaaaaaacacaagttcGACAGAGAATACACacatattttagtattttggatactataacaaataaagaaGCATTGTGTGAATACATTTCTATGNNNNNNNNNNNNNNNNNNNNNNNNNNNNNNNNNNNNNNNNNNNNNNNNNNNNNNNNNNNNNNNNNNNNNNNNNNNNNNNNNNNNNNNNNNNNNNNNNNNNNNNNNNNNNNNNNNNNNNNNNNNNNNNNNNNNNNNNNNNNNNNNNNNNNNNNNNNNNNNNNNNNNNNNNNNNNNNNNNNNNNNNNNNNNNNNNNNNNNNNNNNNNNNNNNNNNNNNNNNN
Encoded proteins:
- the LOC100182137 gene encoding uncharacterized protein LOC100182137 isoform X1 — translated: MDGEKLQDQTNSKVVGSSHEALPSSNDDTSHSSISEPQPTVSSQDVSTHAIFHQEGSDVTSSCNTTNDQQPVTINNPEDVHFYQQTDHFHQQTHQELHLHQKTQHFHQQTNVLQVLYPTVQNLNIEQQQQHLPLLVQNQEQQYISQQPQPNLPQYTNRQPIPFHVLNPAQQHRQHIHRQPGPQTPHAHTLALAGKLEQIMRKKTVQFYGEIILPPGVLVPGCSIEPVPLQLATARQIADNEWERNKNQRQKLHRMYIPQGSIQIEDLFEEAKQVAQQDVRYKNREAKSEYIKKFGNIVSVIGLPGIGKSTLTKIIAKCIVKDKTMKPDTQFVFPISLKNFNPNEKITLLQFLLHDNLSEWNHSDEENKALVQFLYNNRNVVLLIDGLDELNITQAGRSCYHCQLDSKEYPEVFVKNLLMGRLLPNAAKVITSRPGQFYELHPDYRQGLVSEVHGMDKPAKKNLTKQICGEANLENVEKLLAERPNLDALCYVPVHCIHIVACLHSSVSSGHEINSMTQVFLFTLTNYKASDHVRTSMSEREVGHELVKLAHLAYKGLAQRKLVFQQADFEEVGINEQTVDIFLHTYVEKSHHLKMRILEGKKRSYFIHLIWHEFFSAGHLLLFMSEERFRRCMDTFKHPHWEVVTRFMFGICNSTSYEDLKVIFPASMIKDYKEKKEILMSLIPGQYQVPKNYGRYQIEDMVRYAGWVHEANDEEISKRFEESLPKVIHMPVPRFLTEVSDVVFALNTFTTPHSLIVNISETDGSAGESFLRGIYGSQAKIKVLDIKAVKITDSFTQALLPHLDVMDKLDLDEWCLSIQNRIILHEAIQGLKNPKSLKVNRINGDRWSKYWFLHEDQPDDVMQILQLSPGKIKRLDIRSSSMSDSTTQALLPHLDVMDKLDLDEEKLSTQNRIILHEAVRRLMNPKDLRVNDTNADQWSKDWKCWRLNEELTVRGAMKILQLSPGKIKILHMANVKITDSMTQALLPHLDVMNKLDLDEQTLSAQNRIILHEAVERLTNPQGLTVNDINGDRWPKDWKMYSDQPDDDVMQILQLPPGKIKKLNILDVEMTDSTTQALLPHLDVMDKLDLDEKKLSAQNLIILHEAVERLTNPQGLTVNGIKGDRWSKYWEVYEDQPDDDVMQILQLPPGKIKELNNKNGKMTDSTTQALLPHLDVMDKLDLDEETLSAQNLIILHEAVKRLTNPQGLTVNGISGDHWEKHWKVYEDQLNDDVLQILKIRSGKIKVLEIKDVWMTDSMVQALLPHLDVMDELGLESRPNDMNLNLYMEDISRKIMDRQSKIIIRLGIHLLETIGSMSW